One part of the Acetoanaerobium sticklandii genome encodes these proteins:
- a CDS encoding transglutaminase-like domain-containing protein → MIKKILFIILVMFITGAFNEAYAEVKIDDANSGNGVVGVSYSSNSGKKIKVMIQKDSTKYTYNLKPDGAVEKFPLQMGDGKYKVSVLENTSGTKYSYLDTKTIDVKLKNPNVVFLNSIQNIKWDNNLNSIKKGKELSGEQKEHDKKLSTLYSYIIKNVTYDYDKIPYLTTDYNPNIEQTYRDKKGICYDYSSLLAGMQRSQGLPTKLVKGYAKGVDGYHAWNEVLIGGKWVVVDSTFDAAMWGGKISQKMIKSANDYTKVNEY, encoded by the coding sequence ATGATTAAAAAGATATTGTTCATAATTTTAGTGATGTTTATTACTGGCGCTTTTAATGAAGCTTATGCGGAGGTTAAGATTGATGATGCTAATTCTGGAAACGGAGTAGTAGGCGTAAGCTATAGCAGTAATTCTGGTAAGAAAATAAAGGTTATGATTCAAAAAGATTCAACTAAATACACCTATAATTTAAAGCCAGATGGAGCTGTAGAGAAATTTCCTCTTCAGATGGGCGATGGAAAGTATAAAGTAAGCGTTCTAGAAAATACATCTGGAACAAAATACAGCTATTTAGATACAAAGACAATTGATGTAAAGTTAAAAAATCCTAATGTTGTTTTTTTGAATTCCATACAAAATATAAAATGGGATAACAATCTAAACTCAATAAAAAAAGGTAAGGAATTAAGTGGAGAACAAAAGGAACACGATAAAAAGCTTTCTACACTTTATTCATATATCATAAAAAATGTAACTTATGATTATGATAAAATACCTTATCTTACAACTGACTATAATCCAAACATAGAGCAGACCTATAGAGATAAAAAGGGTATCTGCTATGATTATTCTTCTTTATTAGCAGGAATGCAAAGAAGTCAAGGTCTTCCTACAAAGCTAGTAAAAGGCTATGCTAAAGGAGTAGATGGATATCATGCGTGGAACGAGGTCTTAATTGGAGGAAAATGGGTTGTAGTTGACTCTACCTTTGATGCTGCAATGTGGGGTGGAAAAATCAGTCAAAAAATGATAAAGAGTGCAAATGATTATACTAAAGTAAATGAATATTAA
- a CDS encoding iron-sulfur cluster biosynthesis family protein, whose protein sequence is MSITVDKKASDELKSILSEKNINTDTLRIFLSGMGCSGPMFNLAQDEAKDSDLKVEFEGLNFVVDKTLVSQYDGFEVLYVEQGDMGGVYVQALNVGESSGCSSCSGCN, encoded by the coding sequence ATGAGCATAACAGTAGATAAAAAAGCTTCAGATGAGCTAAAATCAATTTTATCAGAAAAAAACATCAATACAGATACACTTCGTATATTTTTATCTGGAATGGGCTGTTCTGGACCTATGTTCAATCTTGCTCAAGATGAAGCAAAAGACTCAGATTTAAAGGTAGAATTTGAAGGTCTTAATTTCGTCGTAGATAAAACTCTAGTATCTCAGTACGATGGGTTTGAAGTTCTATATGTAGAGCAAGGAGATATGGGTGGAGTGTATGTGCAAGCTCTTAATGTAGGAGAATCAAGTGGTTGCAGCAGCTGTAGCGGTTGTAACTAA
- a CDS encoding aminopeptidase, translated as MQKNLEKYAKLLVRNGLNIQKDQLLVVNAPIEAAEFVRIVAKQAYDEGAKNVHVEYRDEELALVKYLNAPFEAFKEAMQWKADGFEQMASENAAFLSITGTDPDLFKDVDPERIAEANKTNLKSTEKFRKYTLNSKVSWCVAAVPSPSWAKKIFPDDTTENAIEKLWDKIFIANRVYDEDPVVSWDNHIKNLTEKVDFLNNNQFKSLHYKSAKTDLVVELPENHVWAGGGEYNESNVYFVANMPTEEVYTMPLKTGVNGYLTSTFPLNYSGNLINNFKLTFKDGRIIEVEADTGLETLKKLIDTDEGSHYLGEVALVPYDSPINNTGIVFYNTLFDENASCHFALGAAYPTSIKGGDKMTDEELEQKGANTSLTHVDFMIGSKDMNIVATKHDGTKVQIFKDGDWAF; from the coding sequence ATGCAAAAAAACCTAGAAAAATATGCAAAACTTCTTGTTAGAAATGGACTCAATATTCAAAAAGACCAGCTACTTGTTGTAAATGCGCCTATTGAGGCAGCTGAATTTGTCAGAATAGTAGCTAAACAAGCCTATGATGAAGGAGCTAAAAATGTACATGTTGAATATAGAGATGAAGAGCTAGCACTTGTAAAGTATTTAAATGCACCATTTGAAGCATTTAAAGAGGCTATGCAGTGGAAGGCAGATGGATTCGAGCAAATGGCTTCAGAAAATGCTGCTTTTTTAAGCATTACGGGAACTGACCCTGATTTATTTAAGGATGTAGATCCAGAAAGAATAGCAGAAGCAAATAAAACAAACTTAAAATCGACGGAAAAATTTAGAAAATATACACTTAATTCAAAAGTTTCATGGTGCGTGGCGGCAGTGCCTAGTCCATCATGGGCAAAAAAGATTTTCCCTGATGATACAACTGAAAATGCCATAGAAAAACTATGGGATAAAATTTTTATTGCTAACAGAGTTTATGATGAAGATCCAGTTGTTTCATGGGATAATCACATTAAAAATTTAACTGAAAAAGTAGATTTCCTAAACAATAATCAATTTAAATCACTTCACTATAAATCTGCAAAGACAGATTTGGTAGTTGAACTGCCAGAGAATCATGTGTGGGCAGGTGGAGGAGAGTACAACGAGTCAAACGTGTATTTTGTTGCCAATATGCCAACTGAGGAAGTGTATACTATGCCACTTAAAACTGGAGTAAACGGATATCTAACTAGTACTTTCCCGCTTAATTATTCAGGGAACTTGATAAATAATTTTAAGCTTACTTTTAAAGACGGAAGAATAATTGAAGTTGAAGCGGACACAGGATTAGAGACTCTTAAAAAGCTAATTGATACCGATGAAGGCTCTCATTATCTTGGAGAGGTTGCACTAGTTCCTTATGATTCACCTATAAACAACACTGGGATAGTATTTTACAACACGCTTTTTGATGAAAATGCTTCATGCCATTTTGCATTGGGAGCAGCTTATCCTACCAGCATAAAAGGTGGAGATAAGATGACAGACGAAGAGCTAGAGCAAAAAGGTGCCAATACCTCGCTTACTCATGTTGACTTTATGATAGGTAGCAAGGATATGAATATAGTTGCTACTAAACATGACGGAACTAAGGTTCAAATATTTAAAGATGGTGACTGGGCATTCTAA
- a CDS encoding cold-shock protein produces the protein MKNGIVKWFNAEKGFGFISVEGEKDVFVHFSAIQSEGYRSLEEGQEVQFEIVDGDKGPQAANVTRI, from the coding sequence GTGAAAAACGGAATAGTTAAATGGTTTAATGCTGAAAAAGGTTTTGGATTCATATCAGTTGAAGGGGAAAAAGATGTTTTCGTACATTTTTCTGCAATCCAATCTGAGGGATACAGAAGCTTAGAAGAAGGTCAAGAAGTACAGTTCGAAATCGTTGATGGAGACAAGGGACCTCAAGCAGCAAATGTTACTAGAATATAA
- a CDS encoding peptidylprolyl isomerase: protein MENKEKVLAKVATHQITESDLEHMLKNLNPQIAANFQGEQGKQALLQELVNQKLFYLEALESSIENDAKFQSEFEKLKENFVTQYSIQNLINSVSVTHEELEAYYNENKEGFISPQKVQASHILVSDVSLAEEVKGKLAQGESFEALAKEYSSCPSKERGGDLGMFGEGQMVPEFEEAAFKMAVGEISEPVETQFGFHIIKVTDKQESGLLSFEEVRSNLLRNMMAEKQGAIYQNHIADLKSKYNVEVL, encoded by the coding sequence ATGGAAAACAAAGAAAAAGTATTGGCAAAAGTTGCCACACATCAAATTACAGAATCTGATTTAGAGCATATGCTTAAAAATCTCAACCCTCAAATAGCTGCTAATTTCCAAGGCGAGCAAGGAAAGCAGGCTCTACTTCAAGAATTAGTAAACCAAAAGCTATTCTATCTTGAAGCTTTAGAAAGTTCTATTGAAAACGATGCTAAATTCCAAAGCGAGTTCGAAAAATTAAAAGAGAACTTCGTTACACAATACAGCATCCAAAACCTAATTAATTCAGTTTCTGTTACTCATGAAGAACTAGAAGCTTATTATAACGAAAATAAAGAAGGCTTTATATCTCCACAAAAGGTACAAGCTAGCCATATTCTAGTAAGCGACGTTAGCTTAGCAGAAGAAGTAAAAGGTAAGTTAGCTCAAGGTGAGTCATTTGAAGCTCTTGCAAAAGAATACTCAAGCTGTCCATCTAAAGAAAGAGGCGGAGATTTAGGTATGTTTGGCGAAGGTCAAATGGTCCCAGAATTTGAAGAGGCTGCTTTCAAAATGGCTGTAGGAGAAATATCTGAGCCTGTAGAAACTCAATTTGGTTTTCATATAATAAAAGTAACTGACAAGCAAGAATCAGGACTACTTTCTTTTGAAGAAGTTCGTTCTAACCTGCTTCGTAATATGATGGCTGAAAAACAAGGTGCAATCTACCAAAACCATATAGCTGATTTAAAATCAAAATATAACGTAGAAGTTCTATAG
- a CDS encoding regulatory protein RecX: protein MSEEFEVSKIKKIRYNLYHVIFNEEIVQKFTDETMATFRVNQGTVFSKDTYDEMVKNDQIKRAKSRGLDILSRSSKSKMQIKSTLKREGFCEEAIENALEFLENYKFVDDQKLATDIAKNKASTKKWSKRQMVSKLMEKGISKNDIEEAQTYIDDDKELENASYHGFKKFKSLSESKPFDERLSKTAQSLGYKGFSYDIIRKVIDEIKKENDN, encoded by the coding sequence ATGAGTGAAGAATTTGAAGTAAGTAAAATTAAAAAAATCAGATATAATCTTTATCACGTCATTTTTAATGAGGAAATAGTTCAAAAATTTACAGATGAAACTATGGCAACATTTAGAGTGAATCAAGGAACAGTTTTTTCGAAAGACACCTATGACGAAATGGTGAAAAATGACCAAATTAAAAGAGCGAAATCAAGAGGCTTAGATATACTTAGCAGGTCTTCTAAATCTAAGATGCAGATAAAAAGCACATTGAAAAGAGAAGGGTTTTGTGAAGAAGCAATAGAAAATGCACTTGAATTTTTAGAAAACTATAAATTTGTTGACGATCAGAAATTGGCAACTGATATAGCAAAGAATAAAGCAAGTACAAAAAAATGGTCAAAGAGGCAAATGGTATCTAAGCTTATGGAAAAAGGTATTTCGAAAAATGATATAGAAGAGGCACAGACTTATATAGACGATGATAAGGAGCTTGAAAATGCAAGCTATCATGGATTTAAAAAATTCAAATCTCTATCTGAGAGCAAGCCATTTGATGAGAGACTTTCCAAAACTGCACAGAGTTTAGGATATAAAGGATTTTCTTATGACATTATAAGAAAAGTAATTGATGAAATAAAAAAGGAAAATGATAACTAA
- the typA gene encoding translational GTPase TypA, protein MNTRNDIRNVAIIAHVDHGKTTLVDALLKQSGIFRENQHVQERVMDSNDLERERGITILSKNTAIDYKGTKINIVDTPGHADFGGEVERVLKMVNGVILVVDAFEGPMPQTKFVLKKALELSLPVLVCVNKVDRPEARPVEVVDEVLELLLELDESERYLESPFIFASAIGGWASTDINEKKDTMEDMYEAILEHIPAPQGELDGPVQLLITTIDYNEYVGRIGVGKVERGTVKVNQDVMLLNHLEPEKKHKVRIGKLYEYNGLARVEVTEAKMGSIIALSGIEQIHIGDTLTDLEVQETIEFVKISEPTIAMNFSVNDSPFAGQEGKFITSRQLRDRLMKELNTNISLRVEEMDTADTFKVSGRGELHLSILMETMRREGYELQVSKPEVLFKRDENGKLLEPMERAVIDVPEDFMGPVMEKMGTRKGEMINMQQSKGGYVRLDFSIPTRGLIGYRSEFLTDTKGNGILNTIFDGYQPYKGDIIARSQGSLVAFEDGVAVAYGLFNAQDRGILFIDPGQKVYQGMVIGSNSRSGDIDVNVCKRKQATNMRASGSDESLRLSPPKRMSLEEILEFIDEDELVEITPKSMRIRKKVLDKTQRARITAKNKK, encoded by the coding sequence TTGAATACTAGAAACGATATTAGAAATGTAGCAATAATTGCTCACGTTGACCACGGAAAAACGACATTAGTAGATGCTCTACTAAAACAAAGTGGAATATTTAGAGAAAATCAGCATGTACAAGAAAGAGTAATGGACTCTAATGATTTAGAGAGAGAGCGTGGAATTACTATCTTGTCAAAGAATACAGCTATCGACTATAAAGGTACGAAAATAAATATAGTTGATACTCCAGGCCATGCTGATTTTGGCGGAGAAGTTGAACGTGTACTTAAAATGGTAAATGGAGTTATTCTTGTTGTAGATGCTTTTGAAGGCCCTATGCCTCAAACTAAGTTTGTTCTTAAAAAAGCTCTAGAACTTAGCTTGCCTGTACTTGTATGCGTAAATAAAGTCGATAGACCAGAGGCTAGACCGGTAGAAGTAGTTGATGAGGTTCTAGAGCTTCTATTAGAGCTAGATGAGAGCGAAAGATATTTAGAGTCTCCGTTTATATTTGCTTCTGCAATTGGTGGCTGGGCGTCAACTGACATAAATGAAAAGAAAGATACTATGGAAGATATGTACGAAGCTATATTAGAGCATATTCCAGCTCCACAAGGAGAGCTTGATGGACCTGTTCAGCTTCTTATTACTACTATTGACTACAATGAATATGTAGGAAGAATAGGAGTAGGAAAAGTAGAAAGAGGGACTGTAAAAGTAAACCAAGATGTTATGCTTCTAAATCATCTTGAGCCTGAGAAAAAGCATAAGGTTAGAATAGGTAAGCTTTATGAATATAATGGTCTTGCAAGAGTTGAAGTTACTGAAGCTAAAATGGGAAGCATAATAGCTCTTAGCGGAATAGAGCAAATTCATATAGGAGACACTCTTACTGATTTAGAGGTACAAGAAACTATAGAGTTTGTAAAAATTTCTGAGCCTACTATAGCAATGAACTTCTCTGTAAATGACAGTCCATTTGCTGGTCAAGAAGGTAAGTTTATAACTTCTAGACAATTAAGAGACAGACTTATGAAAGAGCTTAATACTAATATATCTCTGAGAGTTGAGGAAATGGATACAGCGGATACATTCAAGGTATCTGGAAGAGGAGAGCTTCACCTTTCTATTCTGATGGAGACTATGAGAAGAGAAGGCTATGAGCTTCAAGTTTCTAAACCAGAGGTTTTATTTAAAAGAGATGAAAATGGAAAGCTTCTAGAGCCTATGGAGAGAGCCGTAATAGATGTTCCTGAAGATTTTATGGGACCGGTTATGGAAAAGATGGGAACTCGTAAAGGCGAAATGATCAATATGCAACAGTCAAAAGGTGGATATGTGAGACTTGATTTCTCTATTCCAACTAGAGGACTTATAGGCTATAGATCTGAGTTTTTAACTGATACAAAAGGAAACGGTATACTTAACACTATATTTGATGGATATCAGCCTTATAAGGGTGATATAATAGCTAGAAGTCAAGGTTCATTAGTAGCTTTTGAAGATGGAGTAGCAGTTGCTTACGGGTTGTTTAATGCACAAGACAGGGGTATTCTTTTTATCGATCCAGGACAAAAAGTATATCAAGGGATGGTTATAGGAAGCAATTCAAGATCAGGGGATATAGATGTAAACGTATGTAAGAGAAAGCAAGCCACAAACATGAGAGCATCTGGCTCAGATGAATCGCTTAGACTTTCTCCACCTAAAAGAATGTCTCTTGAAGAAATTCTTGAGTTTATAGATGAAGATGAGCTTGTTGAGATTACACCAAAATCAATGCGTATCAGAAAGAAAGTTTTGGATAAAACTCAAAGAGCAAGAATAACTGCAAAAAATAAAAAGTAA